From the genome of Nicotiana sylvestris chromosome 2, ASM39365v2, whole genome shotgun sequence, one region includes:
- the LOC138885822 gene encoding uncharacterized protein produces MDALREMPGYAKMMKDLMSRKFDFQDISTVTLTQTYSAVVTRPMAQKMSDPGSFTIPCTIGSYAFAKALCDLGASINLMSLAMYTKLGIGRARPTSMLLQLADHTVKRPTGILDDVLVQVGKFVFPADFVILDCQQSMRRPSEYANYSLMEAVDVILQEDDVTLTVKDPLEACLTNLEEMDGEGLAEWVMALEGRGFWTREPQFESLELEKSATPPAKPSIEEPPKLELKPLLDHLRYVFLGPDSTLPIIISSDLLDVQVEQLLRVLQESKTDIG; encoded by the exons ATGGATGCCTTGAGGGAGATGCCCGGTTATGCAAAGATGATGAAGGATCTAATGTCACGgaagtttgattttcaggatATTTCCACTGTGACTCTAACACAAACCTATAGCGCAGTAGTGACGAGACCGATGGCTCAAAAGATGTCTGATCCAGGTAGCTTCACTATTCCATGCACAATTGGGagttatgcctttgcaaaggcattatgtgatttgggagccagCATAAATCTGATGTCGCTGGCTATGTACACCAAACTGGGCATTGGTAGAGCTAGGCCGACTTCGATGCTGCTACAGCTGGCTGACCACACGGTGAAAAGGCCAACTGGtattcttgatgatgtgttggtgcaagtgGGGAAGTTCGTGTTCCCTGCAGACTTTGTTATTCTGGATTGTCAG CAATCTATGAGGAGACCCAGCGAATATGCTAATTACTCTCTAATGGAGGCAGTAGATGTGATCCTGCAAGAAGATGATGTGACCCTGACTGTTAAAGATCCATTAGAGGCATGTCTGAcaaatttagaagagatggatggtGAAGGGTTAGCTGAATGGGTCATGGCACTTGAGGGCCGAGGATTCTGGACAAGGGAACCTcagttcgagtcccttgagttAGAAAAAAGTGCTACACCTCCAGCAAAGCCATCAATAGAGGAACCACCCAagctggagttgaagccacttctaGATCACCTCAGGTATGTTTTCTTAGGCCCTGATTCTACTTTGCCTATTATTATATCATCCGATTTGCTAGATGTGCAAGTAGAACAGCTCTTACGGGTACTGCAGGAAAGTAAGACTGACATTGGCTAG